In a single window of the Micromonospora inositola genome:
- a CDS encoding SpoIIE family protein phosphatase → MKDGTAADELFPGDDPTSAAHRATDWAATPLGPPGSWPEELRSAVRTLMPSRIPMLLWWSHELVQIFNDPYTSVLGDKFPTAVGQRAADCWAEIWDIVGPLTERALGGESTYSHDQLLFLLRHGFLEETYWTFSYSPIEDPAGRVGGVFVATSEVTGQVVGDRRLALLRRLGELSIAEADSATDAVRAAARILGGGPADLPVGMVYLREDQLDSADGPAREGDDVRLVASFGLVEPAEPSAVAGTPPEVAEAVKTGRPVRITGLTGTTWPTVRTDRVGEPAAVDEAVALPLLAIGHRRPVGVLVLGVSPYLALDEPYRHFLDLVASRVSTALTDVLAYEAQRRRVAALAELDAAKTEFFTDVSHELRTPLTLIIGPVQESLADEREPLPPAQRERLELVHRNAGRLHKLVNDMLDFARVEGGRLEAERVPTDLAALTRGIAESFGYAMERGGLAFEVDVRPLPRTGYVDRDMWEKVVVNLLSNALKYTLAGTVRLRLAGDHDTVTLSVSDTGVGIPADQQPLLFRRFHRVRGSGGRSHEGAGIGLALVQELVRLHGGEVGLRSIEGEGSTFTVRIPYGRPTAERPGGPVPAPGSYGDQALRWMPEALPGPAATDRAGGQAPPAGAPTVLVVEDNRDLRGFLVSLLGPSYRVLAAEDGRAALDLVATELPDLVLTDVMMPRMDGFALLTALRGDRRTAGVPVILLSARAGEEAVVEGLRAGADDYLPKPFSSLELLARVRAHLELARLRNREATWRTALIDSLQDAFVVYDASFTLVEANHAFCRLLGLDRLELPAPAPHPWWPDPDTEPADRREVEAAIREMRTADGGRVTAPLRHADGHRIWVEAVYNALGEPVTGQRLHVATLRDVTAEIRATARQAAVTALATRLASASDITEVLEGGLAELGELLGGARGVAVSPDPAGTPVVVGAGLELTPQIRRILDPTGPADDPYLARDDAGRVTGVGARVDTGIGVAGIWLEPDAPRPMSAVDAPLIRQLCAALAQALVRAHAYETQRGVALAMQRAMLGPTDLPAGFAVRYEPAVLPLEVGGDWYDVVPMPGDLFGVVVGDCVGRGLSAATVMGQLRSACRALLLQAKSPAEVLSALDGFARLTPGGACTTVFCAIIDCAGGELRYSSAGHPPGILMHPDGATELLDGAGSVPLASVAVDRRPEAVAAVVPGSTLLLYTDGLVERRRELIDAGIARAVKVLTDGRGLPEGALVDRLVRDLLPASGSDDAAVLVYRHRAPTVFTASVPADPAELAPTRERLRAWLHDLGVDEWDVQTVLIATGEACANAIEHGYRFAPGAITTLRAELREDRLEIEVRDHGGWREGDPDDGADRGRGRLIMARVMDEVTIVGAPEGTTVRMVKRLSGGS, encoded by the coding sequence GTGAAGGATGGGACAGCCGCCGACGAGCTGTTTCCCGGCGACGACCCGACCAGCGCCGCGCACCGGGCGACGGACTGGGCGGCGACCCCGCTGGGGCCGCCCGGCAGCTGGCCGGAGGAGCTGCGGTCCGCGGTGCGCACCCTCATGCCTTCCCGGATCCCGATGCTGCTCTGGTGGAGCCACGAGCTGGTGCAGATCTTCAACGACCCGTACACAAGCGTGCTCGGGGACAAGTTCCCGACGGCCGTCGGACAGCGGGCGGCGGACTGCTGGGCCGAGATCTGGGACATCGTCGGTCCCCTGACCGAGCGGGCGCTGGGCGGAGAATCCACCTACTCCCACGATCAGTTGCTCTTCCTGCTCCGACACGGCTTCCTGGAGGAGACCTACTGGACCTTCTCCTACAGCCCGATCGAGGACCCCGCAGGGCGGGTCGGCGGCGTCTTCGTGGCCACCAGCGAGGTGACCGGCCAGGTCGTCGGCGACCGTCGACTGGCCCTGCTGCGGCGACTCGGTGAGCTGTCGATCGCCGAGGCGGACAGCGCGACGGACGCCGTCCGGGCGGCCGCCCGGATCCTCGGCGGCGGGCCCGCCGATCTCCCGGTCGGCATGGTGTACCTGCGGGAAGACCAACTGGACAGCGCCGACGGCCCGGCGCGGGAGGGCGATGACGTGCGCCTGGTGGCGTCGTTCGGCCTCGTTGAGCCGGCCGAACCGTCCGCCGTCGCCGGCACGCCGCCCGAGGTCGCGGAGGCAGTCAAAACGGGACGGCCGGTGCGGATCACGGGCCTCACCGGGACGACCTGGCCGACGGTGCGCACGGACCGCGTCGGGGAGCCGGCCGCGGTCGACGAGGCGGTGGCGCTGCCGCTGCTGGCCATCGGGCACCGCCGGCCGGTCGGGGTGCTGGTCCTCGGCGTGAGCCCCTACCTGGCGCTCGACGAGCCGTACCGGCACTTCCTCGACCTGGTGGCCAGCCGGGTCTCCACCGCGCTGACCGACGTGCTGGCGTACGAGGCGCAGCGGCGACGGGTCGCCGCGCTGGCCGAGCTGGACGCGGCCAAGACCGAGTTCTTCACCGACGTCAGCCACGAGCTGCGCACCCCGCTGACGCTGATCATAGGGCCTGTGCAGGAGAGCCTCGCCGACGAGCGGGAGCCGCTGCCGCCAGCCCAGCGGGAGCGGCTTGAGCTGGTGCACCGCAACGCCGGCCGGCTGCACAAGCTGGTCAACGACATGCTCGACTTCGCCCGGGTCGAGGGCGGCCGGCTGGAGGCGGAGCGGGTGCCCACCGACCTGGCGGCCCTCACCCGGGGCATCGCCGAGTCCTTCGGGTACGCGATGGAGCGGGGCGGCCTGGCCTTCGAGGTGGACGTACGGCCGCTGCCCCGCACCGGGTACGTGGACCGGGACATGTGGGAGAAGGTCGTGGTCAACCTGCTCTCCAACGCGCTGAAATACACCCTCGCCGGCACCGTCCGGCTCCGGCTGGCGGGCGACCACGACACGGTGACCCTCTCGGTCAGCGACACCGGCGTCGGCATCCCGGCCGACCAGCAGCCGCTGCTGTTCCGCCGCTTCCACCGGGTACGCGGCAGCGGCGGGCGGTCCCACGAGGGCGCCGGCATCGGGCTGGCCCTGGTCCAGGAGCTGGTCCGGCTGCACGGCGGTGAGGTCGGCCTGCGCTCGATCGAGGGCGAGGGCTCGACGTTCACGGTACGGATCCCGTACGGCCGGCCCACCGCCGAGCGACCCGGCGGACCCGTCCCGGCGCCCGGGTCGTACGGCGACCAGGCCCTGCGCTGGATGCCGGAGGCGCTGCCGGGCCCGGCGGCGACCGACCGGGCCGGCGGCCAGGCCCCGCCGGCGGGCGCGCCGACGGTGCTGGTGGTGGAGGACAACCGGGACCTGCGCGGGTTCCTGGTCAGCCTGCTCGGGCCCTCCTACCGGGTGCTCGCCGCCGAGGACGGCCGGGCGGCGCTCGACCTGGTCGCGACGGAGCTGCCGGACCTGGTCCTCACCGACGTGATGATGCCGCGGATGGACGGCTTCGCCCTGCTGACGGCGCTGCGCGGCGACCGGCGCACGGCCGGCGTGCCGGTCATCCTGCTCTCCGCCCGGGCCGGCGAGGAGGCGGTGGTGGAGGGGCTGCGGGCCGGCGCGGACGACTACCTGCCCAAGCCGTTCTCCTCCCTCGAACTGCTCGCCCGGGTCCGGGCGCACCTGGAGCTGGCCCGGCTGCGCAACCGGGAGGCGACCTGGCGCACCGCCCTGATCGACTCGTTGCAGGACGCCTTCGTGGTCTACGACGCCAGCTTCACCCTGGTCGAGGCCAACCACGCCTTCTGCCGGCTGCTCGGCCTCGACCGGCTGGAGCTGCCGGCACCGGCCCCGCACCCGTGGTGGCCGGACCCGGACACCGAGCCGGCGGACCGGCGCGAGGTCGAGGCGGCGATTCGGGAGATGCGGACGGCCGACGGCGGGCGGGTGACCGCGCCGCTGCGGCACGCGGACGGGCATCGCATCTGGGTGGAGGCGGTCTACAACGCGCTGGGGGAGCCCGTCACCGGCCAGCGGCTGCACGTGGCCACCCTGCGCGACGTCACCGCCGAGATCCGCGCCACCGCCCGGCAGGCCGCGGTGACCGCGCTCGCCACCCGGTTGGCCAGCGCCAGCGACATCACCGAGGTGCTCGAGGGCGGCCTCGCCGAGCTGGGCGAGCTGCTCGGCGGCGCGCGCGGGGTCGCGGTCAGCCCCGACCCGGCCGGGACGCCCGTGGTGGTCGGCGCCGGGCTGGAGCTGACCCCGCAGATCCGGCGGATCCTCGACCCGACCGGGCCCGCGGACGACCCGTACCTGGCCCGCGACGACGCCGGGCGGGTGACCGGGGTCGGGGCGCGCGTCGATACGGGCATCGGCGTCGCCGGGATCTGGCTGGAGCCGGACGCGCCCCGGCCGATGTCGGCGGTGGACGCGCCGCTGATCCGCCAGCTCTGCGCGGCGCTGGCCCAGGCGCTGGTCCGGGCCCACGCCTACGAGACGCAGCGTGGCGTGGCGTTGGCCATGCAGCGGGCGATGCTGGGGCCGACCGACCTGCCGGCCGGCTTCGCGGTCCGCTACGAACCGGCGGTACTCCCGCTGGAGGTGGGCGGCGACTGGTACGACGTGGTGCCGATGCCGGGCGACCTGTTCGGCGTGGTGGTCGGCGACTGCGTCGGGCGGGGGCTCTCGGCGGCCACCGTGATGGGCCAGCTGCGCAGCGCCTGCCGGGCGCTGCTGCTCCAGGCCAAGAGCCCGGCCGAGGTGCTCTCCGCGCTGGACGGCTTCGCCCGGCTGACCCCCGGCGGGGCCTGCACCACGGTGTTCTGCGCGATCATCGACTGCGCCGGCGGCGAGCTGCGCTACTCCTCCGCCGGCCACCCGCCGGGCATCCTGATGCACCCTGACGGCGCGACCGAGCTGCTGGACGGGGCCGGTTCGGTACCGCTGGCCAGCGTGGCGGTCGACCGGCGCCCGGAGGCGGTCGCCGCGGTGGTGCCTGGTTCGACCCTGCTGCTCTACACCGACGGCCTGGTCGAGCGGCGCCGGGAACTGATCGACGCGGGCATTGCCCGGGCGGTGAAGGTGCTCACCGACGGCCGGGGGCTGCCGGAGGGGGCGCTGGTCGACCGGCTGGTGCGCGATCTGCTGCCGGCCTCCGGCAGCGACGACGCCGCAGTGCTGGTCTACCGGCACCGGGCGCCGACGGTCTTCACCGCCTCGGTACCGGCCGACCCGGCCGAGCTCGCCCCCACCCGGGAGCGGCTCCGGGCCTGGCTGCACGACCTCGGTGTGGACGAGTGGGACGTCCAGACGGTGCTCATCGCCACCGGTGAGGCGTGCGCGAACGCGATCGAGCACGGCTACCGGTTCGCCCCCGGCGCGATCACCACCCTCCGCGCCGAGCTGCGCGAGGACCGGCTGGAGATCGAGGTCCGCGACCACGGCGGCTGGCGGGAGGGCGACCCCGACGACGGCGCCGACCGGGGCCGGGGACGGTTGATCATGGCGCGGGTGATGGACGAGGTGACGATCGTCGGCGCGCCCGAGGGGACGACGGTCCGGATGGTGAAACGACTCTCCGGCGGGTCCTGA
- a CDS encoding NUDIX domain-containing protein codes for MHPIACVLLVDRAGRLLLQLRDAHAPHHPNVWGLPGGHWEPGETIDETALRELWEETGLRPDGELRHFATQELPELDRVKHYFCGATRAAQRDVVLGEGAAIVFTTPDELLDGRPYTPGTADLLTRFLTSPEYARLAAAD; via the coding sequence ATGCACCCGATCGCCTGTGTCCTGCTGGTCGACCGCGCCGGGCGGCTGCTGCTCCAGCTCCGCGACGCGCACGCCCCGCACCATCCGAACGTCTGGGGCCTGCCCGGCGGGCACTGGGAGCCGGGGGAGACCATCGACGAGACCGCCCTCCGGGAGCTGTGGGAGGAGACCGGACTGCGCCCCGACGGGGAGCTGCGCCACTTCGCCACCCAGGAGCTGCCCGAGCTCGACCGGGTCAAGCACTACTTCTGCGGCGCGACCCGGGCCGCGCAGCGGGACGTGGTGCTCGGCGAGGGCGCGGCGATCGTCTTCACCACCCCGGACGAGCTTTTGGACGGCCGGCCGTACACCCCGGGCACTGCGGACCTGCTCACCCGCTTCCTGACCTCCCCGGAGTACGCCCGCCTCGCCGCCGCCGACTGA
- a CDS encoding FUSC family protein has translation MARRGWFPEAAGRLRRGWLPVVEATLAATLAWVLATRLVGHPQPFFAPAAALIVLGQARGQRIRRAVEVLLGVAAGVLVADLVVQALGPRTTWTVFTVILLTVALAVALGASSVSVVQAAVSALYLVVVAPPTGSLIPFRFVDALIGGAVAVVASQLIDARRPLAPLVAEFRNTFQELAGLLDEIAVALDRGDEAAALAALERARQADAGVERLRGAVLAAGEALRLNLRRRRHIGRLRSVEGSIRQIDYAVRNVRVLARAAVTLVRGPAPAPPDLGAAVRTLAEAVRAAGDALAADLGGQDDVADRHAERADEAALAAVRVAGRLFTPGQTLPLAMIIGQLRATAIDLLRGVGVDDDATVLGRVDAAVTGPA, from the coding sequence ATGGCACGCAGGGGCTGGTTCCCGGAGGCCGCAGGGCGGCTGCGGCGGGGCTGGCTGCCGGTGGTGGAGGCCACCCTCGCGGCGACCCTCGCCTGGGTCCTGGCCACCCGGCTGGTCGGCCACCCGCAGCCGTTCTTCGCCCCGGCCGCCGCGCTGATCGTGCTCGGCCAGGCCCGGGGCCAGCGGATTCGCCGGGCCGTGGAGGTGCTGCTCGGGGTGGCCGCCGGGGTGCTCGTCGCCGACCTGGTCGTCCAGGCGCTCGGTCCGCGTACCACCTGGACGGTCTTCACCGTCATCCTGCTGACCGTCGCCCTGGCGGTGGCGCTCGGCGCCAGCTCGGTCTCCGTCGTGCAGGCCGCCGTTTCGGCGCTCTACCTGGTGGTGGTCGCGCCGCCGACCGGGTCGCTGATCCCGTTCCGGTTCGTCGACGCGCTGATCGGCGGCGCGGTGGCCGTCGTGGCGAGCCAGCTCATCGACGCCCGGCGCCCGCTCGCGCCGCTGGTCGCCGAGTTCCGGAACACCTTCCAGGAACTGGCCGGGCTGCTCGACGAGATCGCGGTGGCCCTCGACCGGGGCGACGAGGCGGCCGCCCTGGCCGCGCTGGAGCGGGCCCGGCAGGCGGACGCCGGGGTGGAGCGGCTGCGCGGCGCGGTGCTCGCCGCCGGTGAGGCGCTGCGGCTCAACCTGCGCCGACGCCGCCACATCGGGCGGCTCCGCTCGGTGGAGGGCTCGATCCGGCAGATCGACTACGCGGTCCGCAACGTGCGGGTGCTCGCCCGGGCCGCGGTCACCCTGGTCCGGGGACCGGCGCCCGCGCCGCCGGACCTGGGCGCGGCCGTCCGCACCCTGGCCGAAGCGGTCCGCGCGGCCGGCGACGCGCTCGCCGCCGACCTGGGCGGGCAGGACGACGTCGCCGACCGGCACGCCGAGCGGGCCGACGAGGCGGCGCTGGCGGCGGTCCGGGTCGCCGGGCGGCTATTCACCCCCGGCCAGACCCTCCCGCTCGCCATGATCATCGGGCAGCTCCGGGCCACCGCGATCGACCTGCTCCGCGGGGTCGGCGTCGACGACGACGCCACCGTGCTGGGCCGGGTGGACGCCGCGGTCACCGGACCCGCCTGA
- a CDS encoding glycine zipper family protein yields MVFGIVSAAVHIVLGALFGQWVGGTLGLVIGAAVGLLVGAPFGWAISSAGTYGPDAKGILLFVVDHTWSLLNTAVGAIHLALHLVFGHQLDRVVPASGRVNVVEGVSPRYATTIGTVCAGSSPGIQRHEDVHILQARLLGPLYLPLVMLNYALFTIAPVWLLWHDHTNAPINRFTRYFEIGVYPHVWNEAVAYRIQGTPPR; encoded by the coding sequence ATGGTCTTCGGCATCGTCAGCGCCGCCGTCCACATCGTCCTCGGCGCCCTGTTCGGCCAGTGGGTCGGCGGCACCCTCGGCCTGGTGATCGGCGCCGCCGTCGGGCTGCTCGTCGGCGCGCCCTTCGGCTGGGCGATCAGCTCCGCCGGCACATACGGCCCGGACGCGAAGGGGATCCTCCTCTTCGTCGTCGACCACACCTGGAGCCTGCTCAACACCGCCGTCGGGGCGATCCACCTCGCCCTGCACCTCGTCTTCGGGCACCAGCTCGACCGGGTGGTCCCGGCCAGCGGTCGGGTCAACGTGGTCGAGGGGGTGTCGCCCCGATACGCCACCACCATCGGCACGGTCTGCGCCGGATCCAGTCCCGGCATCCAGCGGCACGAGGACGTGCACATCCTCCAGGCCCGGCTGCTCGGCCCGCTCTACCTGCCGCTGGTCATGCTGAACTACGCGCTGTTCACCATCGCCCCGGTCTGGCTGCTCTGGCACGACCACACGAACGCGCCGATCAACCGCTTCACCCGCTACTTCGAGATCGGCGTCTACCCGCACGTCTGGAACGAGGCCGTCGCGTACCGGATCCAGGGGACCCCGCCGCGATGA
- a CDS encoding alpha/beta hydrolase: protein MTEPAPPHRQPEEGPRHGRLSARPAPPTGHGASGLVPVPAPDGGPPALAYAPPGDGPYRLVVLLHGAGGTARQGLDLLLPLADAHRLLLLAPQATASSWDLVGEGYGPDVRRIDELLGVVFGAYPVAGVALGGFSDGASYALSLGLTNGDLVDAVLAFSPGFAAPLVTHGRPRAFVSHGSDDRVLPVDVCSRRLVPRLHSLGYPVEYAEFAGGHEVPAEIRQRAVAWLAG, encoded by the coding sequence GTGACCGAGCCCGCGCCGCCGCACCGGCAACCCGAGGAGGGCCCGCGGCACGGCCGGCTGAGCGCCCGCCCCGCCCCGCCGACGGGACACGGGGCGAGCGGCCTGGTCCCCGTGCCGGCCCCGGACGGCGGGCCGCCGGCGCTGGCGTACGCGCCGCCCGGCGACGGGCCGTATCGGCTGGTGGTGCTGCTGCACGGGGCGGGCGGGACCGCCCGGCAGGGACTCGACCTGCTGCTCCCGCTGGCCGACGCGCACCGGCTGCTGCTGCTCGCCCCGCAGGCCACCGCGAGCAGTTGGGACCTGGTCGGCGAGGGGTACGGCCCCGACGTGCGTCGGATCGACGAGCTGCTCGGCGTCGTCTTCGGGGCGTACCCGGTGGCGGGCGTGGCGCTGGGCGGCTTCTCCGACGGGGCGTCGTACGCGCTCTCCCTGGGCCTGACCAACGGCGACCTGGTCGACGCGGTGCTGGCCTTCTCCCCCGGCTTCGCCGCGCCGCTGGTGACCCACGGCCGGCCACGCGCCTTCGTCTCGCACGGCAGCGACGACCGGGTGCTGCCGGTGGACGTGTGCAGCCGGCGGCTGGTGCCCCGGCTGCACAGCCTCGGCTACCCGGTGGAGTACGCCGAGTTCGCCGGCGGCCACGAGGTGCCGGCGGAGATCCGGCAGCGGGCGGTGGCCTGGCTCGCCGGCTGA
- a CDS encoding DedA family protein, which yields MDRVLNLLVALPPALVLALVFLLPALEASTFLGLLVPGEVAVLVGGVLAHEGRLPLWAVVVTAVVGAALGDQIGYLVGRRYGRRLLERTPRRFVRSGQVERALALIRRRGALAVVLGRWAAALRALVPGLAGMSGIPQRTFTLANVTGGALWAVTVAVLGYLAGASYRLLERRLGLGGEALFAVVLLAIAVRIWWGRRAARRERTGERADGVRTE from the coding sequence ATGGACCGGGTGCTGAACCTGCTGGTGGCGCTGCCGCCGGCCCTGGTGCTGGCCCTGGTCTTCCTGCTCCCGGCGCTGGAGGCGTCGACCTTCCTCGGCCTGCTCGTGCCGGGGGAGGTGGCCGTGCTGGTCGGCGGGGTCCTCGCCCACGAGGGGCGACTGCCGCTCTGGGCGGTGGTGGTCACGGCCGTGGTCGGGGCGGCCCTCGGCGACCAGATCGGCTACCTGGTCGGTCGCCGCTACGGTCGCCGGCTGCTGGAGCGGACCCCGCGCCGGTTCGTCCGCTCCGGGCAGGTGGAGCGGGCGCTCGCGCTGATCCGGCGGCGGGGCGCCCTGGCGGTGGTGCTCGGCCGCTGGGCGGCCGCGCTGCGGGCGCTGGTGCCGGGACTCGCGGGCATGAGCGGGATACCGCAGCGCACCTTCACCCTGGCCAACGTCACCGGCGGCGCCCTCTGGGCGGTGACCGTGGCCGTCCTCGGCTACCTGGCCGGCGCCTCGTACCGGCTGCTGGAGCGGCGACTCGGCCTGGGCGGGGAGGCGCTGTTCGCGGTGGTCCTGCTGGCGATCGCGGTACGGATCTGGTGGGGCCGGCGGGCGGCGCGCCGGGAGCGAACCGGGGAGCGCGCCGACGGGGTCCGGACGGAGTGA
- a CDS encoding DUF6745 domain-containing protein codes for MSARNRQRARRRAGIGPDQAAHLDRWHRAAEIRDEWLRIALHTEPADRETAERAITGLYALLGRRRPRFHWAASPRQAVDLLDEPPIRLGGPVDPTAGWYVAHQLAVAAHQLGGRLDERAGPAGAFWWTTEQIVRTRPPADALAAGVSLAELLVVGVRDSLNRSVHDGLRTPLRAALAEAVGEPPGLRWHGQHDAPWVAYHDVRRRLRPGLFHPDDDRQLDLWADVARSCGWWWPREDVCVVTERTSVAHTEPLPGALHGEVRTHNRHGPAVGYADGWGGHAWHGTAVPAWVIDEPTAERIGAERNVEVRRCAIERLGWDAYLDQARLALVAEAPDPGNPGCRLQLYDLPQRVWGAPARVLLAVNGSVERDGHRRRYGLSVPADLDDPVAAAGWSYGLSGEQYARLLRRT; via the coding sequence ATGAGCGCGCGTAACCGGCAGCGGGCCAGGCGCCGCGCCGGAATCGGCCCGGACCAGGCGGCGCACCTCGACCGCTGGCACCGGGCGGCGGAGATCCGCGACGAGTGGTTGCGGATCGCCCTGCACACCGAACCCGCCGACCGGGAGACCGCGGAACGGGCCATCACCGGCCTGTACGCCCTGCTCGGCCGGCGCCGCCCCCGTTTCCACTGGGCGGCGAGCCCCCGGCAGGCCGTCGACCTGTTGGACGAACCCCCGATCCGGCTCGGCGGGCCGGTCGACCCCACCGCCGGCTGGTACGTGGCCCACCAGCTCGCCGTCGCGGCGCACCAGCTCGGCGGCCGGCTCGACGAGCGGGCGGGCCCGGCCGGAGCGTTCTGGTGGACGACCGAGCAGATCGTCCGCACCCGGCCGCCGGCCGACGCGCTGGCCGCCGGCGTCAGCCTGGCGGAGCTGCTCGTCGTCGGGGTGCGCGACTCGCTGAACCGGTCGGTGCACGACGGGCTCCGGACGCCGCTGCGGGCCGCCCTCGCCGAGGCGGTCGGCGAACCGCCCGGCCTGCGCTGGCACGGGCAGCACGACGCGCCCTGGGTGGCGTACCACGACGTGCGGCGGCGGCTGCGGCCCGGGCTGTTCCACCCGGACGACGACCGGCAGCTCGACCTCTGGGCCGACGTCGCCCGCTCCTGCGGCTGGTGGTGGCCGCGGGAGGACGTCTGCGTGGTGACCGAGCGGACCAGCGTGGCGCACACCGAGCCGCTCCCGGGGGCGCTGCACGGCGAGGTCCGCACGCACAACCGGCACGGGCCGGCGGTCGGGTACGCCGACGGTTGGGGTGGCCACGCCTGGCACGGCACCGCCGTACCGGCGTGGGTGATCGACGAGCCGACCGCGGAGCGGATCGGGGCGGAACGCAACGTCGAGGTGCGCCGCTGCGCGATCGAACGCCTCGGCTGGGACGCGTACCTCGACCAGGCCCGGTTGGCGCTGGTCGCCGAGGCGCCTGACCCCGGCAACCCCGGCTGCCGGCTCCAGCTCTACGACCTGCCCCAGCGCGTCTGGGGCGCACCGGCCCGGGTCCTGCTGGCGGTCAACGGCTCCGTCGAACGCGACGGCCACCGCCGCCGGTACGGCCTCAGCGTCCCCGCCGACCTCGACGACCCGGTGGCCGCCGCCGGCTGGTCGTACGGCCTCTCCGGCGAGCAGTACGCCCGACTCCTCAGACGAACCTGA
- a CDS encoding LacI family DNA-binding transcriptional regulator, which produces MSTPTTRPATLDDVARAAGVSRSTASRVIARTGFASPAARDRVAAAVDRLGYVPNPAARALVRGAGVRLVIAVSGTDATVLDDPYVDRVAGTAARVCAPHGLGVALEWLPLRGPTGLRRLGEDRGVCGVVLVNTTQPVLDAMPAGLRGRVASIGIGSVAVPSFDVDNGAGADAVVRHLCDTGRRRIAMVTGPRWLTCAGRSVAAYRALMRAAGLPVRLVAGDFTAARGGRAALEVLSRWPDTDAIFAASDATALGAISALRGRGIRVPGDVAVAGFDDIPYAAVSTPALTTATHPVRRIAEAAATAVLDGRRVPPVTAFPSTLVARDSA; this is translated from the coding sequence ATGAGCACGCCGACGACACGCCCGGCGACCCTCGACGACGTCGCCCGGGCGGCCGGGGTGTCCCGGTCGACCGCGTCGCGGGTGATCGCCCGCACCGGGTTCGCCTCGCCGGCCGCCCGGGACCGGGTGGCCGCCGCCGTCGACCGGCTCGGGTACGTGCCGAACCCGGCGGCCCGCGCCCTCGTCCGCGGTGCCGGGGTGCGGCTGGTGATCGCCGTTTCCGGGACCGATGCCACCGTCCTGGACGACCCGTACGTCGACCGGGTGGCGGGGACCGCCGCCCGGGTCTGTGCCCCGCACGGTCTCGGGGTGGCCCTGGAGTGGCTGCCGCTGCGCGGCCCGACCGGCCTGCGGCGGCTCGGCGAGGACCGGGGCGTCTGCGGGGTGGTGCTGGTCAACACCACCCAACCCGTGCTGGACGCGATGCCGGCCGGCCTGCGCGGCCGGGTCGCCTCGATCGGCATCGGCTCGGTGGCCGTGCCCTCCTTCGACGTGGACAACGGCGCGGGCGCCGACGCGGTGGTGCGGCACCTGTGCGACACGGGCCGCCGCCGGATCGCCATGGTCACCGGCCCCCGCTGGCTCACCTGCGCCGGGCGGTCGGTGGCCGCGTACCGGGCGCTGATGCGGGCAGCCGGGCTGCCGGTGCGGCTGGTGGCCGGCGACTTCACCGCCGCGCGGGGCGGCCGGGCGGCGCTGGAGGTGCTCAGCCGGTGGCCGGACACCGACGCGATCTTCGCGGCCAGCGACGCCACCGCGCTGGGCGCGATCTCCGCGCTGCGCGGGCGCGGGATCCGGGTGCCCGGCGACGTGGCGGTGGCGGGCTTCGACGACATCCCGTACGCGGCGGTCAGCACCCCCGCGCTCACCACCGCCACCCACCCGGTGCGGCGGATCGCCGAGGCGGCGGCCACCGCGGTGCTGGACGGCCGCCGGGTGCCGCCGGTCACCGCGTTCCCGTCGACGCTGGTCGCCCGCGACAGCGCCTGA